From one Mytilus trossulus isolate FHL-02 chromosome 10, PNRI_Mtr1.1.1.hap1, whole genome shotgun sequence genomic stretch:
- the LOC134687892 gene encoding uncharacterized protein LOC134687892 has translation MAKNRVAPIKTITLPKLELMGAVIGARLADHICKNFQETFSEIQFWSDCQIVLSWLSSVKPQRQFIKNRIEEIKSLCGDNVWRYCPTKDNPADLLTRGITSEELQQNEIWFSGPKWLNSKEDWPTWNGNNVTSSVCTTMSENDDKIETMENNQNVRIGIGEIIDNERYNSCRKLTRITAYVMRFATNCRATETEQKKDLLRSDEIENAKFLWIRYTQGKIFSDEINCIDNSTKRKTLVRQLKLFLDEKQLLRCGGRRIDNATVGETVKFPYLLPAKDRLTHLIVLEAHENTLHSGINITLAYIQQTFWIPKLRQCVKSILSKCVTCRKVIGKSYPAPEIPPLPKERVQDATPFSITGVDFTGALTTSNRHNEESKVYICLFTCAVTRAVHLELVYDLSEESFLLFPEICKSTISAENNDVR, from the coding sequence ATGGCAAAGAATCGAGTTGCGCCTATCAAGACTATAACTTTACCAAAACTAGAACTTATGGGGGCTGTAATTGGAGCAAGACTTGCTGATCATATCTGCAAAAACTTTCAAGAAACTTTCAGTGAAATACAATTTTGGAGTGATTGTCAAATCGTACTTAGTTGGCTTTCATCCGTAAAACCACAGagacaatttatcaaaaacagaattgaagaaattaaaagttTGTGTGGAGATAATGTATGGAGATACTGCCCTACGAAAGACAATCCCGCAGATCTACTTACACGTGGTATAACATCTGAAGAACTGCAACAGAACGAAATATGGTTTAGTGGACCTAAATGGTTAAACAGCAAAGAAGATTGGCCGACATGGAACGGAAACAATGTAACGTCTAGTGTATGTACAACAATGTCGGAAAAcgatgacaaaattgaaactATGGAGAATAATCAAAATGTACGTATTGGTATAGGAGAAATCATAGATAACGAACGGTACAATTCTTGTAGAAAACTAACCCGCATTACCGCATATGTAATGAGATTCGCAACGAACTGTAGAGCAACGGAAACTGAACAAAAGAAAGATTTGTTACGTAgtgatgaaattgaaaatgcaaAATTCCTATGGATAAGATATAcacaaggtaaaatatttagtgaCGAAATAAATTGTATAGATAATTCTACAAAACGCAAAACACTTGTGCGACAATTAAAGCTTTTTCTAGACGAAAAGCAATTATTACGATGTGGTGGCCGCCGAATAGACAATGCGACAGTAGGAGAAACAGTCAAGTTTCCATATCTGTTACCAGCAAAGGACCGTCTTACACATTTGATAGTGTTAGAAGCACATGAGAACACACTACATTCAGGTATAAATATCACTCTAGCATACATACAACAAACATTTTGGATTCCGAAATTAAGACAGTGCGTGAAATctatattgtcgaaatgtgtAACGTGCCGAAAAGTAATCGGAAAATCTTATCCCGCACCAGAAATTCCACCATTACCAAAAGAGAGAGTTCAAGATGCCACACCCTTTAGCATAACCGGTGTAGACTTCACAGGTGCGCTAACGACAAGTAACAGACACAACGAAGAATCGAAGGTTTACATTTGCCTATTTACATGTGCTGTCACTCGAGCCGTACATTTGGAATTAGTTTACGATCTCAGCGAAGaatcttttttattgtttccGGAGATTTGTAAGTCGACGATCAGTGCCGAAAATAATGATGTCAGATAA